From a single Natronorubrum tibetense GA33 genomic region:
- a CDS encoding PrkA family serine protein kinase: protein MTGNDYVTEADRTLEETYEEPMDLATYVDRIFANPTIASHASKYLLEAIEAAGTRTVVEEGEEKERYRFFDDPHNDGEHAILGNTEVLNGFVDDLRSIAAGRAKDEKIIWFEGPTATGKSELKRCLVNGLREYSKTPEGRRYTVEWNVTTAEAEDRGLSYGSGDPTASDDQHWYESPVQAHPLSVFPEEVRERVLDDLNGDLDDHVPVRVDAKLDPFSREAYDFLEERYRRDGEEALFSAITDDDHLRVKNYVVDVGQGVGVLHSEDDGPPKERLVGSWMHGMLQELDSRGRKNPQAFSYDGVLSQGNGVLTIVEDAAQHADLLQKLLNVPDEQSVKLDKGIGMDVDTQMLIISNPDLEAQLNQHSDRNGMDPLKALKRRLDKHQFGYLTNLSLESELIRRELTNESAVWEAESYEELEERIREPVRVSVKDQGGDTRTEEFAPHAIEAAALYAVVTRLDEENLPNGLDLVDKALIYDQGYLQEGDTRREKDDFDFNGEAHDGEHGIPVTYTRDTLAELIQTDRDRHHSELAVEDVVMPRDVLNTMAEGLADAPVFSTGERSEFENRIVPVKNYIFDRQESDVIEAIMHDKRVDEETVADYVEQVYAWETDEPLYNDRGEEVEPDPLKMKLFEIEHLGRFSEAEYEGNLPRESVRNFRREKVITSLNRHAWEHRDEDFSVEDVDLTAIPVIKSVLESHDWDDVQRTFEDFDPRQWDNPPSETETATVKERTIDTMVDLFDYSAASAELTSRHVMGQVSYRWD from the coding sequence ATGACCGGAAACGACTACGTCACCGAGGCCGACCGCACCTTAGAGGAGACCTACGAGGAGCCGATGGACCTCGCGACCTACGTCGATCGGATCTTCGCGAACCCGACGATCGCCTCCCACGCCTCGAAGTACCTCCTCGAGGCGATCGAGGCGGCGGGCACTCGGACCGTGGTCGAGGAAGGCGAGGAGAAAGAGCGGTATCGCTTCTTCGACGACCCGCACAACGACGGCGAACACGCGATCCTCGGCAACACCGAGGTGTTGAACGGGTTCGTCGACGACCTCAGATCGATCGCTGCGGGCCGAGCGAAAGACGAGAAGATCATCTGGTTCGAGGGTCCCACGGCGACGGGCAAATCCGAACTCAAGCGCTGTCTGGTCAACGGGCTGCGCGAGTACTCGAAGACTCCCGAGGGTCGCCGGTACACGGTCGAGTGGAACGTCACGACGGCCGAAGCCGAAGACCGCGGTCTGAGCTACGGTAGCGGCGACCCCACGGCGAGCGACGACCAACACTGGTACGAGAGCCCCGTCCAGGCCCACCCGCTGTCGGTGTTCCCAGAGGAGGTCCGCGAGCGAGTGCTCGACGACCTCAACGGCGATCTCGATGACCACGTTCCCGTTCGGGTCGACGCGAAACTCGACCCGTTCTCCCGGGAGGCGTACGACTTCCTCGAGGAGCGCTACCGCCGCGACGGTGAGGAAGCGCTATTCTCGGCGATCACCGACGACGACCACCTGCGCGTGAAAAACTACGTCGTCGACGTCGGCCAGGGCGTCGGCGTCCTCCACAGCGAGGACGACGGCCCGCCTAAAGAGCGACTCGTCGGCTCCTGGATGCACGGCATGCTCCAAGAACTCGACTCGCGCGGGCGCAAGAACCCGCAGGCGTTTTCCTACGACGGCGTCCTCTCACAGGGCAACGGCGTCCTCACCATCGTCGAGGACGCGGCCCAACACGCCGACCTGCTGCAGAAACTGTTGAACGTCCCCGACGAACAGTCCGTCAAACTGGACAAGGGAATCGGGATGGACGTCGACACGCAGATGCTGATCATCTCGAACCCCGACCTCGAGGCCCAGCTCAACCAGCACTCCGACCGGAACGGGATGGACCCACTGAAGGCGCTCAAACGCCGGCTGGACAAACACCAGTTTGGCTACCTGACGAACCTGAGCCTCGAGTCGGAGCTGATCCGCCGCGAACTGACCAACGAGTCCGCCGTCTGGGAGGCCGAGAGCTACGAGGAACTCGAGGAGCGGATCCGTGAGCCGGTTCGCGTCTCGGTCAAGGATCAGGGTGGCGACACGCGAACGGAGGAGTTCGCGCCCCACGCGATCGAAGCCGCTGCGCTGTACGCGGTCGTGACGCGACTCGACGAGGAGAACCTGCCCAACGGCCTCGATCTCGTCGACAAGGCGCTGATCTACGATCAGGGCTACCTGCAGGAAGGGGACACGCGACGCGAGAAAGACGACTTCGACTTCAACGGCGAGGCCCACGACGGTGAACACGGGATTCCGGTTACCTACACGCGGGACACGCTCGCGGAACTCATCCAGACCGATCGGGATCGCCACCACTCCGAGCTAGCAGTCGAGGACGTCGTGATGCCGCGAGACGTGCTGAACACGATGGCCGAAGGGCTCGCGGACGCCCCCGTCTTCTCGACGGGTGAGCGCTCGGAGTTCGAGAACCGGATCGTTCCCGTAAAGAACTACATCTTCGATCGCCAGGAGAGCGACGTCATCGAGGCGATCATGCACGACAAGCGCGTCGACGAGGAGACCGTCGCCGACTACGTCGAACAGGTCTACGCCTGGGAGACCGACGAGCCGCTGTACAACGACCGCGGCGAGGAGGTCGAGCCGGATCCGCTGAAGATGAAGCTCTTCGAAATCGAACACCTCGGTCGCTTCTCGGAGGCCGAGTACGAGGGCAACCTCCCCCGCGAGAGCGTCCGGAACTTCCGGCGGGAGAAGGTGATCACGTCGCTGAACCGCCACGCCTGGGAGCACCGCGACGAGGACTTCTCGGTCGAGGACGTCGATCTCACCGCGATTCCGGTGATCAAGAGCGTCCTCGAGAGCCACGACTGGGACGACGTCCAGCGGACATTCGAGGACTTCGACCCACGTCAGTGGGACAACCCGCCGAGCGAGACGGAGACGGCGACCGTCAAAGAGCGAACGATCGACACGATGGTCGACCTCTTCGACTACTCGGCGGCCTCGGCCGAGCTAACCAGCCGACACGTTATGGGACAGGTGAGCTACAGATGGGACTGA
- a CDS encoding YeaH/YhbH family protein: MGLRDDLERFREVGEQRREDLADFIQYGDLAGGRGSIQIPVKIVSLPEFEYDQRDKGGVGQGEDGTPQPGQPVGEPQPQPGDDDGEDGEPGEEGGEHEYYEMNPEEFAQELDEELGLDLDPKGKKVVEEKEGPFTDMTRTGPNSTLDFERMFKEGLKRKLAMDFDEEFLKELCKVEGIEPREVFEWARGESLPVSMAWVEEAHSEIPDEERGTWASIEEVEENVERESVQQKIRREGIKHVPFRREDERYRHPEIIEEKEKNVVVVNIRDVSGSMREKKRELVERTFTPLDWYLQGKYDNAEFVYIAHDADAWEVERDDFFGIRSGGGTKISSAYELANELLEEYPWSDWNRYVFAAGDSENSSNDTGERVIPMMEQIDANLHAYVETQPSGNAINATHAEELERHFGTDAEDVAVAYVNSKEDVTDAIYEILSTESDDNE, translated from the coding sequence ATGGGACTGAGAGACGACCTCGAACGATTCCGTGAGGTGGGCGAACAGCGACGCGAAGATCTGGCTGACTTTATTCAGTACGGCGACCTCGCCGGCGGCCGCGGATCGATCCAGATCCCGGTCAAGATCGTCTCGCTGCCGGAATTCGAGTACGACCAACGCGACAAAGGCGGCGTCGGGCAGGGCGAGGACGGCACGCCCCAGCCCGGCCAGCCGGTCGGAGAGCCCCAGCCCCAGCCGGGAGACGACGACGGCGAGGATGGCGAGCCCGGCGAGGAGGGCGGCGAGCACGAGTACTACGAAATGAACCCCGAGGAGTTCGCCCAAGAGCTCGACGAGGAGTTAGGGCTCGACCTCGATCCGAAGGGGAAGAAAGTCGTCGAGGAGAAGGAAGGCCCCTTCACCGATATGACGCGGACCGGTCCCAACAGCACGCTCGACTTCGAGCGGATGTTCAAGGAGGGACTCAAGCGAAAGCTCGCGATGGACTTCGACGAGGAGTTCTTGAAGGAACTCTGTAAGGTCGAGGGCATCGAGCCGCGCGAGGTCTTCGAGTGGGCTCGCGGCGAGAGCCTGCCTGTCTCGATGGCGTGGGTCGAAGAGGCCCACAGCGAGATTCCCGACGAGGAACGCGGCACGTGGGCCTCGATCGAGGAAGTAGAAGAGAACGTCGAACGCGAGTCGGTCCAGCAGAAGATCCGCCGCGAGGGGATCAAACACGTCCCCTTCCGCCGTGAGGACGAACGCTACCGCCACCCCGAGATCATCGAGGAGAAAGAGAAGAACGTCGTCGTGGTCAACATCCGCGACGTCTCGGGCTCGATGCGCGAGAAGAAACGCGAACTCGTCGAGCGGACGTTCACGCCGCTGGACTGGTACCTCCAGGGCAAGTACGACAACGCCGAGTTCGTCTACATCGCCCACGACGCCGACGCCTGGGAGGTCGAACGCGACGACTTCTTCGGCATCCGTAGCGGCGGCGGGACGAAGATCTCGAGCGCGTACGAACTCGCCAACGAACTGTTAGAGGAGTACCCATGGAGCGACTGGAACCGGTACGTCTTCGCGGCTGGCGACTCGGAGAACTCGAGCAACGACACCGGCGAGCGCGTCATCCCGATGATGGAGCAGATCGACGCCAACCTCCACGCCTACGTCGAGACCCAACCCAGCGGCAACGCGATCAACGCAACCCACGCCGAGGAACTCGAGCGACACTTCGGTACCGACGCCGAGGACGTCGCGGTGGCGTACGTCAACAGCAAGGAGGACGTGACGGACGCGATCTACGAGATCCTCTCCACGGAGAGTGACGACAATGAGTAA
- a CDS encoding SpoVR family protein, with translation MSKRNSNADRFRKQAIAADLEEPVDEARNLAVKLGLEPYPVKYWIIDYDEMNELIAYGGFQSRYPHWRWGMQYDKQQKQGQYGGGKAFEIVNNDNPAHAFLQESNTIADQKAVITHVEAHSDFFAQNEWFGLFTSGRADDDQVNAAAMLERHARAIDEYMSDPEIDRAEVEKWIDHCLSLEDNIDQHQVFSRRLEIDGPRDDLDDDIAEKLDELGLSDEIKGEVFDEEWLEKLEERDESVTFPEEPQKDVLSFVREHGKQFDDEAGRAAEMEEWQRDILDMMRAEAYYFAAQKMTKVMNEGWAAYWESTMMTDEGFAGDDEFMNYADHMAKVLGSGGLNPYSLGMELWEYVENRTNRREVLERLLRVEGVSWRNLMDVVDFEAVLETLEPPDAIATITPETLDRLEEVPDEWVDREALEQARDGEIDVEQYPWKVLTTEGLARRHYSLVKRQHRGFLTRVNQNDLEQIGRYLFDDARYETVEEALADVAFAAGWDRMYDIRESHNDVTFLDEFLTTEFITENNYFTYEHSQATGQFHVASDAAEDVKKKLLLQFTNFGKPTIAVYDGNYNNANELLLGHQYNGVMLDLGQARETLKRIFELWGRPVNLLTIVKDVDEHDIEVAKRRNREPEPEERGKLIRYDGEDVTIDDVPWEEVEHLSADDVDYDTKPDEWLA, from the coding sequence ATGAGTAAACGCAACTCCAACGCGGATCGATTCCGCAAACAGGCGATCGCCGCCGATCTCGAGGAACCGGTCGACGAGGCAAGAAACCTCGCCGTCAAACTCGGCCTCGAGCCGTACCCCGTCAAGTACTGGATCATCGACTACGACGAGATGAACGAACTCATCGCCTACGGCGGCTTCCAGAGTCGCTACCCGCACTGGCGGTGGGGGATGCAGTACGACAAACAACAGAAGCAGGGTCAGTACGGCGGCGGGAAGGCCTTCGAGATCGTCAACAACGACAATCCGGCCCACGCCTTCCTCCAGGAGTCGAACACGATCGCCGACCAGAAGGCCGTGATCACCCACGTCGAGGCCCACTCCGATTTCTTCGCACAAAACGAGTGGTTCGGCCTCTTCACCAGCGGTCGGGCCGACGACGATCAGGTCAACGCAGCCGCGATGTTAGAGCGCCACGCTCGCGCCATCGACGAGTACATGTCCGATCCGGAGATCGACCGCGCGGAGGTCGAGAAGTGGATCGATCACTGCCTGAGCCTCGAGGACAACATCGATCAGCACCAGGTGTTCAGTCGGCGACTGGAGATCGACGGCCCTCGCGACGACCTCGACGACGACATCGCGGAGAAACTCGACGAACTCGGGCTCTCGGACGAAATCAAGGGTGAAGTGTTCGACGAAGAATGGCTCGAGAAACTCGAGGAGCGCGACGAGTCCGTTACCTTCCCCGAAGAGCCCCAGAAGGACGTTCTCTCGTTCGTCCGCGAACACGGCAAGCAGTTCGACGACGAGGCGGGTCGGGCGGCCGAAATGGAAGAGTGGCAACGAGACATCCTCGACATGATGCGTGCGGAGGCGTACTACTTCGCCGCCCAGAAGATGACGAAGGTGATGAACGAGGGCTGGGCTGCCTACTGGGAGTCGACGATGATGACCGACGAGGGGTTCGCCGGCGACGACGAGTTCATGAACTACGCCGACCACATGGCCAAAGTGCTCGGATCCGGCGGGCTCAACCCCTACAGCCTCGGGATGGAGCTCTGGGAGTACGTCGAAAACCGGACGAACCGCCGGGAAGTCTTAGAGCGCCTGCTCCGCGTCGAGGGCGTCTCCTGGCGCAACCTGATGGACGTCGTCGACTTCGAGGCGGTCTTAGAGACGCTCGAGCCGCCGGACGCCATCGCGACGATCACGCCGGAGACGCTCGATCGACTCGAAGAGGTTCCCGACGAGTGGGTCGACCGCGAAGCGCTCGAGCAGGCGCGGGATGGCGAGATCGACGTCGAGCAGTATCCGTGGAAGGTGCTGACTACCGAGGGGTTGGCCCGTCGCCACTACTCGCTGGTCAAGCGCCAGCATCGCGGGTTCCTGACTCGGGTGAATCAGAACGATCTCGAGCAGATCGGTCGCTACCTCTTCGACGACGCGCGCTACGAGACCGTCGAGGAAGCGCTCGCGGACGTGGCGTTCGCTGCTGGCTGGGATCGGATGTACGACATCCGCGAGAGTCACAACGACGTCACGTTCCTCGATGAGTTCCTCACGACGGAGTTCATCACGGAGAACAACTACTTCACCTACGAACACTCCCAGGCCACGGGGCAGTTCCACGTCGCCAGCGACGCTGCCGAGGACGTCAAGAAGAAGCTGCTCTTGCAGTTCACCAACTTCGGGAAGCCGACCATCGCGGTCTACGACGGGAACTACAACAACGCGAACGAACTCCTGTTGGGCCACCAGTACAACGGCGTTATGCTCGATCTCGGGCAGGCCAGGGAGACCTTGAAGCGGATCTTCGAACTCTGGGGCCGTCCCGTGAACCTGCTGACGATCGTCAAGGATGTCGACGAACACGATATCGAGGTGGCGAAACGGCGCAACAGGGAGCCCGAACCCGAAGAGCGCGGCAAACTCATCCGATACGACGGCGAGGATGTGACGATCGACGACGTTCCGTGGGAGGAGGTCGAACACCTCTCGGCCGACGACGTCGATTACGACACGAAACCCGACGAGTGGCTCGCCTGA
- a CDS encoding HEAT repeat domain-containing protein, which yields MDGEGGEAVEQRRVDADSFDLPSVLAQLDRREPTDQRAAVETIRDTLDERPGDCVPTVPKLRALLEQPALEFHESVAYCLAELAAESPADVAPSVGVIVSFVDEHPNRPATRELLRCLAVVADEQPSAVVEHTATIADVVDRRSGYDDWGLRAIQQVSRTTPTAVHSALPVLTDALAADPETNGVPVLPTLGRLTRSETPPERLEFVEQAIALVDHDDLPLRRNAIGCLADVANRAPAAVEPVCDDLGGALESADPETRANAAVLLARVTAATDREIGPAREPLLELLSDESDRARANACVALGHGRVEAATDRLEALAADDSASLVRERADWALDRLS from the coding sequence ATGGATGGGGAAGGGGGCGAGGCAGTTGAACAGCGACGAGTCGACGCTGACTCGTTCGATCTGCCGTCAGTCCTCGCACAACTGGATAGACGCGAACCGACCGACCAACGAGCGGCCGTCGAAACGATTCGCGACACGCTCGACGAGCGTCCCGGCGACTGCGTGCCGACAGTCCCGAAGCTCCGCGCACTGCTCGAGCAGCCAGCGCTCGAGTTTCACGAGTCGGTGGCGTACTGCCTGGCCGAACTCGCGGCCGAGTCGCCCGCTGACGTCGCGCCGTCGGTCGGCGTGATCGTGTCCTTCGTCGATGAGCATCCGAACCGGCCGGCGACTCGAGAACTCCTCCGGTGTTTGGCCGTCGTCGCCGACGAGCAGCCGTCGGCCGTGGTCGAGCATACGGCTACGATCGCGGACGTGGTCGACCGCCGGTCCGGCTACGACGACTGGGGACTCCGCGCGATTCAGCAGGTGTCGCGGACGACGCCGACTGCGGTGCACTCCGCGCTCCCGGTACTCACCGACGCGCTGGCGGCGGATCCGGAGACCAACGGCGTTCCCGTCCTCCCGACGCTGGGTCGGTTGACTCGATCGGAGACACCCCCGGAGCGCCTCGAGTTCGTCGAGCAGGCGATCGCTCTCGTCGACCACGACGACCTGCCGCTTCGACGCAACGCCATCGGCTGTCTGGCGGATGTCGCCAACCGCGCACCCGCGGCGGTCGAACCGGTCTGTGACGACCTCGGTGGAGCACTCGAGTCGGCGGATCCGGAGACGCGTGCAAACGCCGCCGTGTTGCTCGCCCGGGTCACCGCGGCAACGGATCGGGAGATCGGTCCCGCCCGAGAGCCGCTGCTCGAACTGCTCTCCGACGAGTCCGACCGAGCGCGGGCGAACGCGTGCGTCGCGCTCGGACACGGGCGCGTCGAGGCGGCCACGGATCGACTCGAGGCACTGGCAGCCGACGATTCGGCGTCGCTCGTCCGCGAGCGGGCCGACTGGGCGCTTGACCGACTCTCCTGA
- a CDS encoding secondary thiamine-phosphate synthase enzyme YjbQ: MTRELFSVETDARLTTVDVTDRIAAAVPADLESGTATGFVEHTTAGLIVQENESRLRGDLESFLRELVPDEGHAHDQLDGNADSHLRAALLGPDVTIPVEDGKLALGTWQSVLLVECDGPRTRTVSVTTVGE, from the coding sequence ATGACACGAGAGCTATTTTCCGTCGAGACCGACGCGCGGCTGACGACCGTCGACGTAACTGATCGGATCGCCGCGGCCGTTCCCGCTGACCTCGAGTCCGGGACGGCGACGGGGTTCGTCGAGCACACGACGGCCGGATTGATCGTCCAGGAGAACGAGTCGCGGTTACGCGGGGACCTCGAGTCGTTCCTCCGGGAGCTGGTTCCCGACGAGGGGCACGCACACGATCAACTGGATGGAAATGCGGATTCACACCTCCGAGCGGCGCTGCTCGGACCGGACGTGACGATACCGGTCGAAGACGGCAAGCTGGCGCTCGGAACGTGGCAGTCGGTACTGCTGGTCGAGTGCGACGGGCCGCGCACGCGGACGGTGTCCGTGACGACCGTCGGCGAGTAG
- a CDS encoding glycerophosphodiester phosphodiesterase: MRLIAHRGFAATSPENTIAAIRSAAEYADAVEFDVRRCGSGELVVIHDDTIDRVTGSNGTVADTTLEELETLTVLGSGERVPTLEAMLEALPPEVEVNLEIKATGIAADVLEAIEDVENRVVTTSFLLPELEAIREVDRSQPTGLLVSRRLETPVTTAVELDCDVIGANYWRCLTTNLVPRAKSVDLEIHAWSLERRITAKLLEWRGVDCVSADRPIRV; this comes from the coding sequence ATGCGTCTGATCGCTCATCGAGGCTTTGCCGCCACGTCCCCCGAGAACACGATCGCAGCGATTCGATCGGCCGCCGAGTACGCGGACGCCGTCGAGTTCGACGTTCGACGGTGTGGGTCGGGCGAACTCGTCGTCATCCACGACGACACGATCGACCGCGTGACCGGGAGCAACGGGACGGTCGCCGACACCACACTCGAGGAACTCGAGACCCTCACCGTCCTCGGCTCCGGCGAACGCGTCCCCACGCTCGAAGCGATGCTCGAGGCCCTTCCGCCGGAGGTCGAAGTTAACCTCGAAATAAAGGCCACCGGAATCGCCGCGGACGTCCTCGAGGCCATCGAAGATGTCGAAAATCGCGTCGTCACGACCTCCTTTCTGCTGCCCGAACTCGAGGCGATCCGCGAGGTCGATCGCAGCCAGCCGACGGGGCTGCTGGTGAGTCGCCGCCTCGAGACGCCCGTCACGACCGCGGTCGAACTCGACTGCGACGTCATCGGCGCGAACTACTGGCGGTGTCTCACGACGAATCTCGTCCCGCGAGCGAAGTCGGTCGACCTCGAGATTCATGCGTGGTCGCTCGAGCGTCGTATTACGGCGAAGCTGCTCGAGTGGCGCGGCGTCGACTGCGTCTCGGCGGACCGACCGATTCGAGTCTGA
- a CDS encoding response regulator: protein MTDRIDDPITVLLVEDNPGDVRLIRDAFEQLSTETTIHVATDGDEALEFLTECRDSDPDSVPDLVLLDLNLPRMTGLEFLETIKDDATLARIPVLVLTSSEAVEDVLDSYELSANAYLTKPTDPDEYAAMVEAVAEFWLQKAALPPIFS from the coding sequence ATGACCGACCGAATCGACGATCCGATCACCGTTCTCCTCGTCGAGGACAATCCGGGCGACGTTCGACTCATACGGGACGCGTTCGAACAGCTCTCGACCGAGACGACGATTCACGTCGCTACCGACGGTGACGAGGCCCTCGAGTTCCTCACCGAGTGCCGGGACAGCGATCCAGACTCCGTCCCCGACCTCGTCCTCCTCGATCTGAACCTCCCTCGGATGACCGGCCTCGAGTTCCTCGAGACGATCAAAGACGACGCGACGCTCGCGCGGATTCCCGTCCTCGTCCTGACGAGTTCCGAGGCCGTCGAGGACGTCCTCGACAGCTACGAACTCTCGGCGAACGCCTATCTGACCAAGCCGACCGATCCGGATGAGTACGCGGCGATGGTCGAGGCTGTCGCGGAGTTCTGGCTCCAGAAGGCGGCGTTGCCACCGATCTTTTCGTAA
- a CDS encoding SDR family oxidoreductase: MPSTEFDVDFDGTVAVITGASGALGSAAVDRFRAAGATVCAVDVVAPDDEDSLLEPDDRTHFYEGDLTDEADVERLVSAIVDDHGRIDHLVNIAGTWRGGNPIEETELAEFDLLMNVNLKTAFLAAKHALPHLQESEGSIVSVSARSSLEGGEGDGPYRITKAGIRLLTETLAEENRGTVRANCVMPSVIDTPMNREMMPDSDHDSWVDPSEIAEVMAFLCSDGASVTSGAAVPVYGDA, translated from the coding sequence ATGCCTTCGACCGAGTTTGATGTCGACTTCGACGGAACCGTTGCGGTGATCACGGGCGCGAGCGGGGCGCTCGGAAGTGCGGCGGTCGACCGCTTTCGGGCGGCCGGCGCGACCGTCTGCGCCGTCGATGTCGTCGCACCCGACGACGAGGACAGCTTGCTCGAGCCGGACGACCGAACCCACTTCTACGAGGGGGATCTGACCGACGAAGCCGACGTCGAGCGACTCGTCTCGGCTATCGTCGACGATCACGGCAGGATCGATCACCTGGTGAACATTGCAGGCACCTGGCGCGGCGGCAACCCGATCGAGGAGACCGAACTCGCCGAGTTCGACCTCCTCATGAACGTCAACCTGAAGACCGCGTTTCTGGCCGCGAAACATGCACTGCCGCACCTACAGGAGAGCGAGGGCTCGATCGTCAGCGTGAGCGCGCGGTCGTCGCTCGAGGGCGGCGAGGGCGATGGTCCCTACCGAATCACCAAGGCGGGAATTCGGCTGCTAACGGAGACGCTGGCCGAAGAGAACCGCGGCACGGTTCGAGCCAACTGCGTGATGCCGAGCGTGATCGACACCCCGATGAACCGCGAGATGATGCCCGATTCGGATCACGACTCGTGGGTCGATCCGTCCGAGATTGCAGAGGTAATGGCCTTTCTCTGTAGCGACGGTGCGTCAGTGACCAGCGGCGCGGCTGTGCCTGTGTACGGCGACGCGTGA
- a CDS encoding sodium-dependent transporter: MVERETWATRTGFILAAVGSAVGLGNIWRFPFVTGEGGGAAFLLVYLLFVALVGFPAILVEFVVGRKTERNPVGALIELGGNAWKYVGGIFIVTGFVILSFYSVVAGWFIRYFLEGLRGSYASHLAGYEDAAAEVGEPAALLMFGDLSVGLDAFFFHTIFMAVTIGVVALGIRQGIELAVKVMVPAIVVLLVGMAVWVFTLPEAGAGYEYYLSPEFGVIADNWMELLPAAAGQAFFTLSLGMGVMITYASYLGEDRNLAKDGTAIIGFDTGIAFLTGLVVFPIFFSAGITEPGDGGPGAIFVSMTEAFATIPGGHLIGLLFFGTVAIAALSSAISLLEVVTAYVIDEKGVERWKAALGMGGVIYLLGVPVTYDLIFLDLLDGFADGVLLVFGALMLVILVGWITPKLAVRELEKGIGDLGSLGTAWIWAIRVPILVVLVVTLALGVVEYVEFLTGTEPDQLYGWLQEEGYL, from the coding sequence ATGGTAGAACGCGAAACCTGGGCGACGCGAACAGGCTTTATCCTCGCCGCGGTCGGGAGCGCGGTAGGATTAGGAAACATCTGGCGGTTTCCGTTTGTTACGGGAGAAGGCGGCGGTGCGGCGTTTCTGCTCGTCTACCTTCTGTTCGTGGCGTTGGTCGGCTTCCCGGCGATTCTCGTCGAGTTCGTCGTCGGCCGGAAGACCGAACGAAACCCGGTCGGCGCGCTGATCGAACTGGGCGGTAACGCCTGGAAGTACGTCGGCGGCATCTTCATCGTCACCGGCTTCGTCATCCTCTCGTTCTACAGCGTCGTCGCCGGCTGGTTCATCCGCTACTTCCTCGAGGGCTTGCGCGGGAGCTACGCGAGTCACCTCGCCGGCTACGAGGACGCCGCGGCTGAAGTCGGAGAGCCGGCGGCGCTTCTCATGTTCGGCGACCTGTCGGTCGGACTGGACGCCTTCTTCTTCCACACCATCTTCATGGCGGTGACCATCGGGGTCGTCGCGCTTGGGATCCGACAGGGGATCGAACTCGCGGTGAAGGTGATGGTTCCCGCAATCGTCGTCCTGCTTGTCGGGATGGCCGTCTGGGTCTTTACGCTCCCCGAAGCCGGTGCCGGCTACGAGTACTATCTCTCACCGGAGTTCGGCGTCATCGCCGACAACTGGATGGAACTGCTCCCCGCAGCGGCCGGCCAGGCCTTCTTTACGCTCTCGCTCGGGATGGGCGTGATGATTACCTACGCCTCCTACCTCGGTGAGGACCGAAATCTGGCCAAAGACGGGACGGCGATCATCGGTTTCGACACCGGGATCGCGTTCCTGACCGGACTGGTCGTCTTCCCCATCTTCTTCTCGGCCGGTATCACCGAGCCGGGCGATGGTGGTCCCGGTGCGATTTTCGTCTCGATGACCGAGGCGTTCGCGACGATTCCCGGCGGCCATCTCATCGGGCTTCTCTTCTTCGGCACCGTCGCCATCGCCGCCCTCTCGAGTGCGATCTCCCTGCTCGAGGTCGTAACGGCTTACGTCATCGACGAAAAGGGAGTCGAACGGTGGAAGGCGGCGCTCGGGATGGGTGGGGTCATCTACCTGCTGGGCGTGCCGGTCACCTACGACCTGATCTTCCTCGACCTGCTCGACGGCTTCGCCGACGGCGTCTTGCTGGTGTTCGGTGCGCTCATGCTGGTCATCCTCGTCGGCTGGATCACGCCGAAACTCGCCGTCCGAGAACTCGAGAAAGGGATCGGCGACCTCGGCTCCCTCGGTACCGCCTGGATCTGGGCGATTCGCGTGCCGATTCTCGTCGTCCTCGTGGTCACGCTGGCGCTGGGCGTCGTCGAGTACGTCGAGTTCCTCACCGGAACCGAGCCGGATCAGCTCTACGGCTGGCTGCAGGAGGAAGGCTACCTCTAA